TGGAAGATCTGAAGCAACATTTGTTATATTGTGTGCCTTGTTTAGGCCTCTAAATTAAGATGAAGATGTTTAGTTCTTCTCATACATTTATGACATTACTATTGTCTAacactcaagtactgtgcgtgcatGCAAGACCTTAGTATTGTTTAACTATCCCAATACATGTAATGTAATaccccctctgtaaactaatataagagcgtttggatcactaaagtagtgatccaaacgctcttatattagtttacggagggagtactttactaTTATTCTGGATTGTAATCATCAGTATCTTTCGTACATTACTATTATTCTGGATTGTAATCATGAGTGCCTTTCGCTGAACATCAACTTGTTTCTGCAATCGCAGTGAGTTAGTTCCCTTTGTTGCATGATAGGTTTGTCATCTGGAGGAAATCAATCGTGGATATTCCTGCAAAACTTCAGTTTATAGTCTTGTACTACATGTGAGTCTGTGGTGTACTACTCCCTTACTTCCTGAAGAGTACAAATCCAAGGTGTACAATCTTCACGCGCCCGTGTTGGAACGTGACACATAGTTGTCGTGTCGCCTCCTCGTCACCGGCCTGCTATTGGCTGAAGATATATTCTGGTCAGCATGAATTCAGGAATACATGCCTGGAGCCCTTGAAAGGGAGGACGACGGAGACTCGGTGACCATCAACCAAACCGACACCTAAACTCGGGCAGAGACTGGCAGTTGCTCCATAGACGATGTCGAGGGATCGGTCCAGTCCTagaccatgtgcagtaaattaggatGGACGATGTCAATTGATAGAGGATCGTACGAACCATCTGTGCGCTGGAGCCTGTTCTTTTGGCCTCTATCTGCTAAATCGATTTTGGAGGATCATAGTCCACGTTATGCTACAAGGTATGTTGTTTTGTGCTGCTTCATATGCTCTTTTCAACCTCTTACGTTTCCTGTCATATGTTGTTTTCTGAAGTTGAAAACTCTAGTACAAAGTTTCAGCGACGTCGTAGAAAAAGAATCTGGTGTAGTACTATGCTGGAATGTTTATAACTGAGTGACTTCGACATTACCGTGTCATCACAGGCAGGTAACTAGTCCTATGCCTAGTGACTCCCATCATAGTCTGGCCACAAAATCGTATGAACAAGACTTGATTGAACGGGTTTCCTCTGTGACAACGTACTGCATCGAAGAATGAAGCACTTATAGGAATATTGCTTCAGTTTTAATTCAGAGAGACCTTCCAGGGTCCCTGAACAAACTATCGCTTATTTTCATAATTACAAAAATAGTCTTATGAAACTTTTGTTCCAGAAGATGGATCGCCCTTTTCCTTTTGCTTTTTTTTTCTGTCTGAGACCAAGTAATGCTGATCTTTCGCTTTCTATCTTCACAATTATTGCCATTATTAATGGTGCATACTTTTCTGGTCGATACTAATTACTAATATCCCTTTCCAATTAAATCTACTTCTATTTTTTCAATTAAATTTCAATGTTGCTTCTATTTGAAATGAAAACTATTTTTAAAACATAGTCCGCACATACTGAAAAAGAACCCTGGCAAACCAGAGGAAGGCAAAGAAAAAAAACTAAGCTAGCCAAGCCAAAAGCAACCGAAAAGAGAAGGCAAAAGAAGCAAAAACATGGTGAGCAACATGAGCGACTGAATTCCCCCTTGACAGTTGGCATCTATGCCCTCAGCGGCGGTCTCCAGCCAAACAGGGAGCTTGTCGCGGATAGGCTGGAGATCTTGCTCACCCTGAATCCAGAAATATACCGATGCATTGAGCATTAGTAGTAGCGTCAAAATTTCAGAGTGCATTCAGGATGGTCAAGTACTACTGGACTAGTTTGTTTTGTCTGTCATTAGTGCCAAAAACATAGCGGTGTTGTTCTTATTTTTTCTGAAGTTTCAGTCCAGGCAGGACGGATGTTGGACGTTGTATGGAGCAGTTCGCCCCTGCAACTCCGGTAGTCTGCCGACGCGACACGACGCGAGGACCGCATTGTCATATGTTTGTTCGAAGTCTGAAAACTCTAGAGGGTTTCAGCCTGCTGGAATGTTTAAGCGTGCCTCAATCCAGATTGCACCGTCCACATCCAGCAGAACTGAGTGATGACTTTGACAGTACCGTGTCGTTGCAGGCAGGCTACTAGTCTAGTGGCTGGTAACTTCCATCATAGCTGGCCACAGAGTTGTATGAACCAGACTTGATTGAATGGGCCTCCTTGAAATCCTGAAGGACCGGGAGTTTGACCGTTTACTCCGTGGTATGGCCAAACATCTCTGGTAGTATGGCTCTGCTACGTAGCTAAATACTAGTAACACTCAGCCTGTAGCATAACCAGTCTCTGGGTGCGTTTGATGCTTCCCCAGCTACCCAGCCCTTGTTCTTCCATCATGCATCGCACAACCAGTCTCCAGTTCCACAACCAACCTCATCATCATATGCATCGCTTCTTTTTCACAAGTGGTGCATGCACTAGCACTCCAACCCCAGCTTGTGCATGCCCATGGTGGCGGCTGCATCCCAGCCGAGAGGGCCGCCTTGCTCTCCTTCAAGAAGGGCATCACAACTGACGGCGCGCATGCCCTCACCTCGTGGCACGGGCAGGATTGCTGCCGCTGGAGGGGCGTCGGTTGCAGCAACCAAACAGGCCATGTCATCAAGCTACACCTTCGTTGCAGTACAGTTCTGAACCCTGATGACGGCGATTACTATGATTGGTGCGCTTATGCTAAGTCATTGTTCGGCGAGATAAGTCCCTCTCTGCTTTCCTTGAAGCATCTAGAGCATATGGATCTTAGCATGAACTGTTTGCTAGGGCCAACTGGTCATATTCCTCAGTTCTTGGGGTCGATGGAGAATTTGAAATATATTAACCTCTCTGGTATCTTATTTACCGGTAGAGTTCCTACACTTGCATATTTTGTGAGCATTGATTTATCAGGTAACTCTTTGACCGGTGAAATCCCTACAGACATCACTTCCCTTGCTGCACTgatgaacttgaatttatcatcaAACAAATTGAGTGGACCAATTCCAAACATGATTGGGGCCATGCAGTCACTGGTATCTCTCAACTTCTCTGAGAACAAGCTCTCTGGTGAAATCCCGTTGAGCTTGTCAAATCTGACATTGTTGGAGGCCTTGAACTTGTCTTGCAACAATTTATCTGGAAGGATACCCTCTGGCCGCCAACTTGACACCCTCAATTCGGACAACCCGTCAATTATGTACATCGGCAACAGTGGACTCTGTGGGCCTCCTCTCAAAAAGAATTGTCCAGGAAATGATTCTTCCATCATCCATGGCGATCGTGAAAGCAGTAAGCAACAGTTTGATCCACTGACCTTTCATTTTGGTCTCGTGCTGGGACTTATGGTGGGGCTTTGGGTGGTGTTTTGTGCACTGTTGTTCAAGAGGACATGGAGAATTTCTTTCTTCCGGTTCTTTGACGAGGCGTACGATCAAGTCTATGTATTTGTGCTTGTGAAGTGGGCAAGCTTCGCAAAGAACACAGCTACAGAATAAGCATTATTTTTCCTCTGAAGGGGTCAATGTCTATGCTGCAACCCATTGAACGGAGCTCTGGACTATTAATTAACCAGAGTGAGGAAGATCTTCAGCACCATATGTTTTTATCGTGTGCCTTGTTTATACCTAtaaataaagatgaagatgttagttGTTCTGAAATTTATGACATCATTCTTGTATAATTATTGCGGTATATGCAAGACTTATGTGTTGTTCAAATATCCTGATACATGTAAGACTTTACTATTTTTCTGGACTGCAATCATGACGTCTTTTGCTGAATATTTTGAACTCGTTTCTGCGATCAGGGGTGAGTTAAATTATTTGTGTTGTTGTTGCAATGGGTTCTGTTGGCCCAGACCCGACACCGAGTACTTTCCGGTGACGGCAACGACCGACGACGAAGCGAACCAACACTGACAAACTCGACGAAGTGCTTTACGCCGAGTTGCACCGCAGTACAAGCTAGCCTCAACTAGCTAGTTCCTGATCGATCCTTGCCTTTATGTATACTAGTAGTACGCACGAGCACTTCTAGCTGTAATCACTCAACTTGATCTAAGCTAGCTCACGTACACAGCACGGCACAAAAGAATCGATGTGGATTGCCACGGTACATGAGTATTTATATTAGCTAGCTAACCTGCCAACTAATCTTATCCTACTCGGTGAAGGATAGGAAAACCAACACGGACACGTACGTGCACGCACTGCCGGACACGGACACGTCTTGTCGTGTTTAATTCCAACAGGTTCTTCATCTGGAGTAAATCTATCACGGAAACTCTTGCAAAACTTCAGTTTATAATCCTGTACTCTGCTATGTACTCCCTTTCTCAAGagtacaatgcacatgatgatgttTAGAACTGCATTTTGTCCTGACATGCTGCTTTCTAATCGGTTGTGTGGAGCATTCAGACTTCTTGTACCGTGTCTTATGTTTTATGCTTGTTCATGGTACTTGGATGAAGTTTTCCTCTTACCATTTGCAGAAACAAATTTATGCATCTATTGGTCTCAGCGATTGGGTTTTCTCTGGTAATCAAGTGCTTGTACAGTTCTTCTGATTCTTTGCTGCACTGATGCATTTTGGTAAAAAGAGAGTGTAACCGATATGATATTCGTAAGTACTTGGCAGAGAACTAACATTAATCCATGACCTGAGGTGGCAGGGTCAGAGGCTGGAATTTATCTCGAAGATACATTGGTTTCTACTAGTATTATATATATGCTTCAAGTTATGTGTCTATCTGCACCTTTTGATTTCTCGCTGACAGTCGGATAGATTCGAGGAATATCACAGGAAATACTGGCTACAGACCTAGGCTTTCTCTTGTCCATGCTATATGTGTTCCATCAGATGAGTGTCCTCTCACCACCTAATGAAAAATCCAATGCATGAATCTTTTTACTACATTTCTTCAGCCAACTGCAGAATTCAAAGTCATTTGCCTTTGGTCatcacatgtttaagttgtttttaaTAACCTCTAATATATTGTTGATTATAAGTTCTAGTCTGTTTCTGCGTGCGAGCTGTGGCTCCAACATGTGTATGTAAACTGTAATGTACTAGTTACAGATTCACAATCATGAAACAATTTCTATGTGGTGTCCTGCCAGGCAGAGTAGAGTGTTATGTGTAAAGGCTGGTTTCTTGTCTCACCTTGCAAAGTAGAGTGTTATATGCGCCGAAGTGCCTGAGCACCCTACAGAAGCAGAGTCTTGACAAGGTCTGAAATTTGGAAGGCAGTGTTGGTTTTCCTGCTGCCCTTTTTGTAACCTATACCTTACAATACAGGCTCTGGACTTGTGACAGAAGGGCTGCGACATCAAACTTGGGCGTGCAAGCGCAACCTTCCTTTGTCTCCAAGGTGAGGATACAGTGGACTACATTGTTCTTGAGTGCATCGTGTCACGGGGGACCTGGCGTAGATGCTTCGATGACCTACAGATCAATGTTGGTTGCCCAACGCAGACTGATACTTTGGGAATCTGGTGGATGAGCTCAAGGAACAAATTTTCACGGAAAGGAACAGTTGCGCCTTGATTCTCCCGTGGTTAGAAACGGAGCTGGATCCCAAGTTGGTTTCCACGGCGACGACTCGACCATGCCGGCCAAGAACGCCTCTCATAGGAAGAGCATGGGTTGAGCATAGCACATACATGGCATTACCGAAAAAGGGTtgccccccgctttatattataaagcaacgacCACACGATACAAATGCTGGGGCCACAGCACACGCAAgcccaaaagaaacaaaaaaaggaaCTGAAGAGAAAATAATGCCAACAACGGCGGATCAACGAAAACGATGAAGACCCGCAACCGCCGCGCCCACCGAAAAATACCACCACGCTCCTAGCATTCCAGACCGCCGCATACCAACCAACACCCTcaagaaggatcgcgacgatgacgacgctgttgcccggacatgtcctagggtttcccccggtacgcgaggGGTGAGGTGGAAGGGGTATgcccgacgcccttcaggaaggcacGGCGGCGCCCACGAGCGTCACTGCGTCGGTGCCGGCCCGGCCGACAAGGATTTCTCCCGACCACCAACCAGCCACGACCCCAGACAATCCATCCCGCGCCACCAAACACACCGCCCACCAACTTGCGCCACCACGGTCGAGCAGTCTCCATCGCCGTCTCACCATGGCAAACGAAACGGGACCGACGGAAACAAGACGACGCGACCGGGAACCAGGAGCGGCAACATCAGCAGCCTCGCGGGAGGGGACATCCTCCACCGCCCCCGGCGGGATCCGGCCGGACGCAGCACAGGGGC
Above is a window of Triticum dicoccoides isolate Atlit2015 ecotype Zavitan chromosome 5B, WEW_v2.0, whole genome shotgun sequence DNA encoding:
- the LOC119307117 gene encoding receptor-like protein EIX2, whose protein sequence is MDLSMNCLLGPTGHIPQFLGSMENLKYINLSGILFTGRVPTLAYFVSIDLSGNSLTGEIPTDITSLAALMNLNLSSNKLSGPIPNMIGAMQSLVSLNFSENKLSGEIPLSLSNLTLLEALNLSCNNLSGRIPSGRQLDTLNSDNPSIMYIGNSGLCGPPLKKNCPGNDSSIIHGDRESSKQQFDPLTFHFGLVLGLMVGLWVVFCALLFKRTWRISFFRFFDEAYDQVYVFVLVKWASFAKNTATE